The window CCTATGGAAGACTTGGAGATCCGAATGAATGATGAGCCAAGGGGCatttgcaagtataaggattttatgacttgcaagccatcttCCTTCAATGGGAAAGAGGATCCGGTtcgagtcatggattggataccGGAGATGGAGTCAGCTTTCATAACATGTGGTTGCACAAGGAAGCTACAAAACCACCTATGTTGTGAGGTGGTTCAAAGGCACAACGCTTTGTTGGTGGAACAAGTTAGGGAAGATCATGAGCCCCAACAAGCCACTATAGCTAACATGGGACAAATTCTTGACCCATTTCAATAGAAAGTTCTGTTCAACTGAGAAAATGTTGGAATCGGAGAATCAATTCTTAGCTTTGACAAAGGGAAGCATGTCAGTGGACGAGAACAACAATTCTTTCACTGATAAAATGGATTTCACCCGTTGACTTGTTCCAGATGAACTGACCAATATTGATCACTATGCTAAATGATTTCCATGGGATTACAATGTACTGGTGAAGCAGGCACCTACTTTTGAGGCGGCTGTCTGGGCTGTAAAATATATGGAAGGTATGATGAAGAAGATAGTTGCCAACAGGACTAAGGTGGGTGAAAAAAGGAAGGTTGATGGAAGAAACAACAATAACAGCAAGAAGAATAAGAAGTTCTCAAGGTCAAGTAACAAAACCGGAAGCAACCAGGAAGGGAAGTGGTGTAAccaatgcaagaagaagcatttcGGTGACTGTATCGTCTACTTCAAGTGCAAGAAGCCTGAACATATTTCTATAAATTTCCCAGTTAAAGGAAAAGTTTGTTTCAATTGTGGAGAGGGGGCACTTGAAGGCAAAGTGCCCAAAGGTTTAGAAAACCACTCCAAGGATCATGCCACCAAATCCCAAGGGTCGAAGCTAACAGACGACCCTCAATGAAGCAAAGGAACAAAttgatgttgcttcaggtacatTCTTAGTTAATGAAATTCTTGTAAAgatattatttgattttggagcAGATCATTCATttaaatcgcatgaatttggtagtaAACTTAAGTTATCATCACTTAGGCTAACTATCCCTATCTTAGTGGAGGTAGCTGGTGGTAGGAATGTATCTGTTAGCAATAGGTTAGAGGTTGTAGCTATCGATTTAAATAGAAACAAATTTCGTCAAGATCTTTTACCTTTTGAGTTGAGTGAGTTCGACGAAaatctcggcatggattggttggaAGAAAACCTCACAGACATCCTATGTGGAAGGAAGATGGTGTGTATTAATCCCACTAGGAGAGAGCCATGTATGGTTTACAGTGGTAAGATTAGAGTAAGATCTGGAATCATCACAATGATGAAGACCAGAAGATTCCTATCCAAGGGATGTTCAACATTCTTAGCATATGTGATATatgcaaagaaggagaagaaggaaatAACTAATATACCTATGGTGCCAGATTTTCCTGAGGTATTTCCAGATGAATTACCAGGATTACCACAAAAGAGGTAGGTAGAATTCAAAATCGACTTATTTCTTGGCACGATGCCAATTGCAAAATCATTGTATCGTTTAGCGCctacggagatgaaggagttaatgACACAACTTCgagagttgttggacaaaggttttatAAGACATAATTCATCACCTAGGGAGCTCCAGTAATGTTCGTAGACAAGAAGGATAGTAtgatgagaatgtgcattgattatagaaaGCTATACAAAGCTACAATCAAGAATAGGTACCCCTTAcctaggatagatgacttgttcaaTAAATTGCAGGGAGCAACCGTTTTCTCCAAAATTGATCTCGAGTCAGGCTATCACCAGTTGAAGATTAGAGAGCAAGATATTGAGAAGACAGcctttagaacgagatatggataCTACGAATTCCTTGTTATGTCCTTTGGACTAACAAATGCTTGAGCAGCATTCATAGATCTGATGCATCGAGTTTGTaaaccttttcttgataaatcagtaatagtattcattgatgatatcttgatttTCTCCAAAAACAATCAAGATCATGATAAACATCTTCGAGAAGTACTAGAAGTCCTTAAgagggagaagctttatgcaaagttctctcagtgtgacttttggatacggggGATTCAATTCGTGGGTTATATAGTTAACCAGAAAGGCATTATGGTTGACCTAGCAAAGATAGAAGTTGATGAAATGGGAGACACCAAAGAGTCCCACTAAAATTTGTAGTTTTTTAGGATTAGCAGGTTACTATCAAAGATTCATCCATAACTTTTCTTTTATCACAGCTTCATTGATAGTCCTGAACAAAAAGGGAGTTGCCTATACTTGGAGCGAGAAGCAAGAAAGATCTCTTTGTGAATTGAAGAAGAGGTTATGTGAATCACCAATCCTCATCCTACCAGAAGGAACTGTTGACTTTGCGGTTTTCAGTGATGCTTCTAAGATTGTATTGGGATGTGTCCTTACCCAAAGAGACAAAGTagtagcttatgcctcgagacaattgaagccCCACGAGTAGAATTATCTGACTCATGATCTAGAGCTTGCGGCAATGGttttgccctaaagatttggagacactatcatTATGGAACCAAATGAAAACTCTATACGGATCATAAAAGCCATAAATATCTCTTTGCTCAGAAacaattgaatatgagacaaagggGATGGATGGAGCTACTCAAGGAATAcaattgtgagatactttaccacccaggtaaagcaaatatcgTAGATCACGCCTTAAGTAGAAAGGTGAATTCGGAAGGGAAAAGAGCTAGATCATTAAAGATTGAAATGATCTCAAAGATTATAGAAAAGATCAAAGAAACTCATACTAGGGCTCTGGCAAAATGTGATAAGAAGGAAGAACGTCTTGGCAAGACGTTTGTGTTTGAAGAAGATAAGCAAGGGTTAAAGACATTTAAGATTCACATTTAGGTGCCTAAGATGGGTGGTAAACGAAATCATCTTATGGAAGAATCTCATACGACTGtgtattctttacacccaggcaGCACCAAAATGTACTTGGACTTAAAACCCTATTACTAGTGGCTGACAATGAAGGTCAGTGTGGAACCTTACATATGAAAATGCGTAACTTGTGCAAGAGTAAAGGTACAACATCAGAAGGCATACGGGGATTTGGAACCCTTACCGGCACCCATAGGGAAGTGGGATGATGTTactatggactttataaccaagctTCCAAAGACAAAGAGAGGTCACGACATGATCTGGGTTGTATTAGACCGATTTACGAAGCGTGCGCATTTCATAGTCGCACGGTAGAATTGGTCTAGAGAGAGTTTGTTTGAGACCTATGTGGAGGAAATTACCAGGATACGTGGAGTATCCTTATCTATCGTGTCAGATGGGGACAggcgattcacttccagattccgGAAGAGTTTGCAGGAAGCAATAGGCACAAAGTTGTTCTTAGGTACTAactatcatccacaaacggacgAACATAGTGAGAGAaatatccaaaccttggaagatatgttacaTGAATGGGCCTTAGAGTTTCCTGGTAGCTTGGATAACCACCTATCATTGGCCGAATTtacctacaacaatagttatcactccaGCATCAAGATGCCTCCTTATAAAGCATTGTATGGAAGGAAGTGGCGTACGCCATCGTGTTGGTTAGAAGCGGGAGAGAAACACTTTGCAGGTTCTGAGTTAGAACATCATACCATTGAGAAGTTAAAAGTGATCAGGGAAAGGATGCTAGCAGCTCAAAGTCGTCAGAAAAGCTACACATATAAGAAGCGACGACCAATAACATCTGATGTGGGTGATCAAGTGTTACTTAAAGTCTtgtcatggaagggacttatcagATTCGGAAAATGTGGGAAGTTGAGTCGTCAATTTATAGGACCATTCAAATTACTTCAAAGGATAAGGAATCAAGCATACAAGCTTAATGGCCTGTTGAACTGGAAGGTATCCATAATACCTTTCACATTTATTATTTGAGGAAGTACTCGGGAGAAGAAGTTGATATGCTCCCACTTTCAGAGTTAAGGATTGATGAAGATAGAAGGTTGGTTGAAGAGCCTAAAGCAATCGTTGATCGTAAAAGGAAGAAATTACCCCGTAAGATGATTGACTTGGTGCTAGTGCGATGGAAACACAAGACAGGGCCAAACCTCACCTGGGAAACAGAAGCGAAATGAAAAGTCACTATTATCATCTATTTGTTGTTGCATGATTTGGGGGAAGGAATCATCCTAGGGGGGATAATTGTAATGTCCGCGTTTTGTTACTAGATTAGTCGTAGTTTGTAATCACTTTGGTCAACTATTGTAATATTTATATGAATGAATAAGAAAaggattattcatatatttatatgcttatgtgctttatatgatattatgtaagtatttcataataaaataaataaaattaaaatatgcgtcgaaaataaaagattattttgGACAAATAATATTAACCTAGTGTTAGTATACATAAAAAGGGTTCTTGATATATAAGGAGTtttcaaatccgacttcgtatgaagaagttatgcttctttgaTGTTTCGCAAATAAATCAGCACGACTCTGCTTAtcgtaaaaagtaattttttttgataaattaacTTTTAGCTTAAGTGATacaaacaaaagtcatagtagtagttaaactgagagcgtgaatatagagaacgtctaaagctgacttcattagaggaagttataatttttctaagatttcgCGCAACAGTATGCACATCGAAATCAAAATCTCTATTggttaatttttattctaaacaATCTAAATTAGATttgaagatcttgttaataggaGTCTATCGATATAAATATCATCAAGAATGGGGTCCGCATGTAGGAGTTACGAGTTCCGCAATGATTTTTAACAATCTAAGTCtatcaaaaatataatttttttgatAGATTGAGAAGTATCTTTTGGGAtataaaggaaagttgtagatatcgttGAGAGCTTTCcggggatataaataacgtcgaaaagggagctcgtatgaagaagttacgccaTTTTGAAATCTAGAAAAATTACGCACGCAAATTGCATGGCGCGTGTTAATGACGTGAAACCACAAGAGGGCACCATGTGGCATGGTCGGGAGTCGCTTCCTCCGAGAGACACGTCGACGTGGCTCCATAAAAATATGACACATGGCTCCACAAAAACGTGACGCGTGGCTCCATAGGAGTGTGACATGTGTCACCTTCTAAAAGGAGGCGAGGTGGGTGAACGGCGACGCGACATGTGGCAGAAGGCCACTGGAATCAGAAGGACCCCAAGGCGCGATGCGCGTTATGGTATGCATGACGCTCATTTCTTTTCTGGTCTCTAAATAGCTAGATTCATATAACATTTCATCCCCACGCCCTAAAACCCTTCTCTCTCGATTATTCTCCGATTTTAGCCCTTTTACCTTCGTTTTTGTCCTGCGGAGAAGCCCTGCAACACCCCTGAGTGCTCAGTTAGTTGTAATCTTTGAGTATGATTTCTCAAGTTAGTATTCTGACCGCTTAGATCCCGGTTCTCATTGAAAGCAATCAGTAAGTAAGCTACGCTTATTCTATTCCCGTGTAATTCATGATTATATTGACAAGTCGTTCCTTGGAACTTACTATTAAGATTTATCAATATTCCAAGtgattatactgattgatctacttacgggagaggtgccTAGAATGGTCACGtcggcttggttgttggatttcagaaaagctacATGCCGAAATGGTCCTGCGTCCTAACTGTCCTACCtggttgatccttacttgatatatcttgaagtagactttggGATTGTTGAGGAATTTAAACCCTTAGTATAATTGTTCCATGAAGTATGAAATTAGACTAATACTTAGTGTTATATATATCTAGGTCTTTTAGAAAAGGTCTAAGGCGAAGCTCTGCCTGATTCACCAATCGCCAGACACTTTATTCAGGTGACTGCATAGTTattatcgagaacatactcttaatCTAAAAATTATTAATACTATTAAGTAATATTAGATGTATATCTATATGATCTATGCTATGTGTTATTCATATAAATATGATAATTGGATTAGTAAAAGTATTGGGAATCGATTGCCTTTAGTTATAAGTCTTGCCTTAGGTTTAAGAATAAGACTCGTAAAGGTTGCTTAGGTCTCATAGTCAGGATAAAATGTGGGATCAGAACGGAGTGAAGTCCTCCTCTTTCTTGGATGACCAGAAATTGTGGGTACAGATTAGACAATTGGCAAGTATGTATGGGTCATCGACCAGAGTAGATGACAAAACTTGACTATTCTAGGCAGTTTACCGAATTACGTAGGCAGTCTAGTGAATTACATTGCTAGAATGGACTTATAACATATATACATAGATAAAATAGGATACCTCATTTATCAAATCTCTAAACATTGGTTGCCTTACCTGACTTACACCGGCCAATGACATCCCTAGTTGTGTAGTCAAACAGATACTCAGACAATTCATCCGGTAAGGTGATTCTTCTTGATGATTGTCGAACTAGGATTTGTGAGGATCGGTTGGGTTGGGTAGTTGGTCTTAGGTCAGATTCTATATACATTTATATTATCTAAATAACCTTATTCTGCATGAATGATATTATTTATTATCATTAAATTATTATGGGCTTGAAAACCCTACGTATCTCACCAcgttttcccaaatctgactcaCTCATTTTTATGCATCACAGGTAGTGAAATCAAGGTTGTTGTAGTCCTTGGCGAGGGTAAGCATATCTTTGGTGGGTCACTTGACCCACCTATTTTTTTCTTCTTATAATAAggtatataagattaaaattggTAACCTATCCTAATTATTTTTAGTGAACTATCCAATATTTTTCAAGGTTTAATCCAACAAGAGTAATCCAATAAAACTTAAACTTTTTAAAcaatatatagaaaaaaaatcGTGTGAACGGCATCAACAATAGACATTAGGAACGATATTTTCTCTTTGGTCGATCTCGTTGAAATCCTCAAAATTAACTATCACCATTAACTCAGGTACAATCCGATCAGTTGCGTCGGCAACCGCCCTTCAGCCTTTGCCACAACCCCGTGGTAAAATTGTAAGAACTTTAAATCATTTTTGGCTTATACGACTCAAGCCAACCCAAACCCGCAATcattattgtttgtttttttttcttttctatcgATTTTATTTAAAAAGAAATCATATGGTTTTACGTTCTAAACTCGCCACTAGCTGTAGTCTAGTTATGATATTGATTGGAATAAAGAATGTGCATGTGATATGTAGTTTCACGACCTTTTATAGTTTACATTGCAATGTATGTTTGGATATGAACGAATGACATCCTCAAGGTTTTAATAAACTAATTTTCGTTATCTTaacaaaaatgttttatttaactaGAAAATTTCACATTTCAATTTATAAAGAgtaaagaaaaatgttttaattggttctgaaaAATGAGGGATCTCACATTCATCATCATCGGTTTTTAATTGAATTAGTTAGATAGGGCAGTGGGGGCGAAGTATATTAAGGGCCAGGAGGGGTTGTGGCCCCCCCTGATTTTTTTATTAGAATTGTAAATAGTCCATATTAGGCCTAGACATTAAAAAATTAGGCTGTGGCCCCTCCTGCGCTTTTCCAATAGTCCGAATCAAACAAAAAATCAGATCGTCATTATCGTTCGTCCCTACCCTCGTGCCTCGTCTGAAATCTGAACCAAACACTCCTTAATCGTTGATGTGGCCTGCATCACTGCGTGCTGTCACACTGTTGCCTGTGTTGCTTATCAGAACTCAGAAGATTAGTGATCAGTCCACTCTGTCTCCTGCCTTATTCTCCAAGTCTAAGTCTGAACTCTAAAGTCTTGCTGGTCGCTGGAAGCCTGGAATCAATTGATCAATGTGAATATTGAATTGTGAAGTGAAGCctggaaaaaaaatcataattactTAAGcaggtttgttttttttttcacaatgAGGGATATGAACCTACAAGGCTACAATTACAAAGATTAATTTAACGATACAAAAAATAAGGAAtccttatattaatatatattaattgggGCCACTGTATTTGATAATAAACTATAAAGTTCTAGATTCATTATGTGACACTATAACTAAATTCTTTGCTATCACCTAATACTCTTTTTGAGTGTTGGTAAATTGGTATGAATATGATGAAACCTGTTGACATTTGCAAAAAACATAAGGTTATATTTGgttacataaaatactatagaatGTAACATATTCAGTGAGACCAATTAtttgttaatttaattatttaaatacaatAATGATGAAGATGAATATCATTAATTGACCATTATTTGAATCTGTAGTATTTATGAAATTCCTACATGAACAATTATAAAAAGATAGAGCAAAGTAATGATATTTAACCCCTATAAAGAAAATCTTATAATATAAAGTCAATCCGTGTGTCTAGATGTTTCTGcattattgtccaacaatttcttttttgtcaagaaaaaactTAAATCTTACACACAAGCTGTTATCTATGTTAAACATTTACAACTGTATTTAAGTAATTTAGAATTTTGAAGCATTGTTAATTAACCGATTTCAGATTTTTGCAAAATTTTGCAAAAATATCAAATAAGATTTGtagaaataagatttttttgCAGAATTTGGGTTGTTGGTTTATGAGCTTATGATTTCACTTTTGATTTTTACAGATACAATCATATAAATCTCACAATTTCATGGGAAAAATGAAAACCATTGATTCTTTTTTCAAAAGAAAGAATGATGATGAAGAAACTCATAATGATAATCAACAGAGTAAACGTTACAAAGCTTCAACAAGTGAGCCGCAACCGCAAGAACATGAAAATCAACAAGAGAATGATATTGATGAAGCTACACAATCAAATCCTAATGAAGTGGATCTTAAGCATCTAGAAAGAGATCCCGCTAAACGAAAACAAATGTGGGAATATCCAGTTAATTTAAGGGAACAAGTAAGACGAGCTTATATGACTTTAGGACCTTTCCAAATACGTCTTCAAGAATATCATGCTAAAGGTTCAAAGAAACATCCTCGTAGATTCCAATATTCTTGGTTCAACATTTTCCCTAATTGGTTAGAGTATTCTCCAACAACACATGCTTCTTAttgttttatttgttatatatttaaTGATAAACCAAGTGTGTGCCATGGTTATGATGCATTTACTGTTAAAGGATTTGACAATTGGAAAAAAGTTAATGATGGGAAAAATTGTGCATTCTTGAAGCACATTGGTTGTTCACAACATAGAAATGCTGTTACATTTGCTGAAAACTTGATGAACCAAGCAACACACATTGAAAATATTATAGTGAAGCAAAATGAAGCACAAATATTGAAGAACCGGTTATGATTAAAAGCTTCAATTGACACAGTTCGTTGGTTGACATTCCAAGCTTGTGCATTACGAGGACATGATGAATCGCCTAATTCCAAAAATCGAGGTAATTTTCTTCAACTACTAAAACTTCTAGCGTCTTATAATGATGAAGTTGCAAATGTTATATTAGAGAATGCTCCTTATAATTCAAAGTATACTTCTGGAGATATTCAAAAAGAAATTCTTAGTATTATTGCAAATAAAGTTCGAAAGCATATTCGTAGTGAAGTCGGGGATTCGTACTTTTGTGTCATGGTTGATGAGTCACGAGATGAGTCTAAAAAAGAGCAAATGGCCATAGTTTTGAGATTTGTTGATGCAGAAGGGATCATACGGGAAAGGTTCTTAGATTTGGTTCATGTTAGGGATACCTTATCATTAACCTTGAAAACAAATATGTGGAGACAACTTTTGCACTATCAGTTTGATGTTAGCAAAATCCGTGGCCAAGGTTATGATGGTGCTAGTAATATGAGAGGGGAATGGAATGGATTACAAGCACTTGTTCTTAAGGATTGTCCTTATGCGTATTATGTTCACTGCTTCGCTCACAGATTACAACTAACACTGGTGGCTGCTTCAAGGGAAATTATTCCTATACACCAATTTTTTACAAACTTAATTTTTACAATTAATGTAGTTTGTGCTTCCAGTAAGCGTCATGATGAGTTACAAAAGGCAAAGGCAACTGAGATTGAACATTTATTAGAACTTGGTGAAATTGAATCAGGTAAAGGATTGAATCAAATTGGGACATTAAGAAGAGCTGGTGATACACGTTGGGGTTCTCATTTTCGTTCTGTTTGCAGTTTGCTTAACATGTTTGATTGTACACGTGTTGTTCTCCAGGGAATAATTGATGATGTATCTGCTACTTATTCTCAACGCGGAGATGCTGATGCAGCTTACTGTTACCTGAAATCATTTGAGTTTGTGTTTATTCTTCACTTGATGAAAGAAGTAATGGGAAAAACTGATATACTTTCTCAAGCTCTACAAAAGAAATCCCAAGATATTCTTAATGCCATGGAGTTAGTTTCAGCAACAAAGGAGAGTCTAAATGATTTCAGGAACAACGGATGGGATTCTTTACTTGAACAGGTAAAGATTTTTTGTGAGAAACATCAAGTAGATGTGCCGGATATGCAAGCTCCATATACTTCTACTAGATATCGGCCTCGAAAAAACGATAATCAGTTTACTTTTGCACATTTTTATCGAGTAGATTTGTTTACATCCACATTGGACAAACAGTTACATGAGTTGAATAGTAGATTCAATGATCAGGCGATGGAGTTGTTAAGTCTTAGTTCTACTTTAGTTTCAAAAGAACACCCTAAAGTGATTAACATTGATCAGATTTGTCTTCTTGTTGAGAAGTATTATCCTGAAGATTTTACAGAGCAAGAGAGAATTCAATTACGATATCAGTTGGATATTTTTAATATCGATATGACAAAGAATCCCAGGCTAAGTCGTGTATCAACTATTGCTGACCTATGCAAGGGTCTTGTGGAAACTCAGAAACGTGAGACGTATTATTTGCTTGATAGAGTGGTCCGGTTAATCTTGACACTTCCAGTTTCTACCGCAACAACAGAGAGGGGATTTTCAGCAATGAAAATATTCAAGAACCGCATTCGCAATAAGATGTCAGATGACTTTCTCGCAAACAACTTGGTGGTTTATATAGAAAGAGAAATTGCTGAAAACATTGATACGAAGTCAGTAATTGATGAATTTAAAGACCTTAAAGGTCGTCGGGCTGAGTTGtaattctttttctaggtatttttGGTATTTAGTTGTTGAAAAAAAATTGGTTTCTTTTTATGTGTAAGACAGTAACTTAAGGAATTTTTGGTGAGTAATTTAGGTATTTTTGGTGTTTAATTGCTGGTTTTTCTTTTGGTTCtttcatgtataaaaacgttaatTTTAGTTTGTAATACtttcgccccccccccccccccccccaagtcaATCGCTCAAGCTCCGCGCCAGTGATTAATTACTAAGGATACAATTGTTGTTAATGGTTTCTTTGATTCGTGGGTTTTGATAACTACAGTGGTGGTATTTACGATAAACAAGCGTTTTTACAACTACAGATGTTAAGATTATAGATTCATTTTTATCACTTGTTACAACATGAGGCCTTCTCAGGACTGCTTAGGTCATGAAATGATCATTTTTTGAAATTTCtctaatttttaatatatttgttttaaattaaaatttaattaaatgacAGATAAAAACCTGAACCTCTGAAAATGTGCGTGAAAAATTGTAGCAGGAAGGCCCCATGACAGGGTGAGATGTGTGGTGGAGATGTAATTTGCAGTTGCTATGTTTAATTTGATTATATAGTCGTAATAAACGTAGTACAGCTTCCTTTCTCATATGTACGTATAATAAAGCATAGTACCTGAGTACTTTTCATTTCAACCCAATTATGCACTCGTAAAGCTTTACACTGCCTCAAATTTAATGTTTCACATTAATGTTTTCTTTTAAGATACATTACCTTTGTTCTATTTCCatcatttttatatacataaagAGTGAATACAATGTAACCAAACACTCCATTGTTTA of the Lactuca sativa cultivar Salinas chromosome 6, Lsat_Salinas_v11, whole genome shotgun sequence genome contains:
- the LOC111892149 gene encoding uncharacterized protein LOC111892149, whose product is MKTIDSFFKRKNDDEETHNDNQQSKRYKASTSEPQPQEHENQQENDIDEATQSNPNEVDLKHLERDPAKRKQMWEYPVNLREQVRRAYMTLGPFQIRLQEYHAKGSKKHPRRFQYSWFNIFPNWLEYSPTTHASYCFICYIFNDKPSVCHGYDAFTVKGFDNWKKVNDGKNCAFLKHIVRWLTFQACALRGHDESPNSKNRGNFLQLLKLLASYNDEVANVILENAPYNSKYTSGDIQKEILSIIANKVRKHIRSEVGDSYFCVMVDESRDESKKEQMAIVLRFVDAEGIIRERFLDLVHVRDTLSLTLKTNMWRQLLHYQFDVSKIRGQGYDGASNMRGEWNGLQALVLKDCPYAYYVHCFAHRLQLTLVAASREIIPIHQFFTNLIFTINVVCASSKRHDELQKAKATEIEHLLELGEIESGKGLNQIGTLRRAGDTRWGSHFRSVCSLLNMFDCTRVVLQGIIDDVSATYSQRGDADAAYCYLKSFEFVFILHLMKEVMGKTDILSQALQKKSQDILNAMELVSATKESLNDFRNNGWDSLLEQVKIFCEKHQVDVPDMQAPYTSTRYRPRKNDNQFTFAHFYRVDLFTSTLDKQLHELNSRFNDQAMELLSLSSTLVSKEHPKVINIDQICLLVEKYYPEDFTEQERIQLRYQLDIFNIDMTKNPRLSRVSTIADLCKGLVETQKRETYYLLDRVVRLILTLPVSTATTERGFSAMKIFKNRIRNKMSDDFLANNLVVYIEREIAENIDTKSVIDEFKDLKGRRAEL